In Pleuronectes platessa chromosome 5, fPlePla1.1, whole genome shotgun sequence, a single genomic region encodes these proteins:
- the bckdha gene encoding 2-oxoisovalerate dehydrogenase subunit alpha, mitochondrial has translation MAAVSGVHKMYGACFQAVRVATGLRSTRLLQHRSLRVSAVHRQQPFDSSPDKPQFPGASAEYVDSLEFIQPNVISGIPVYRVMDRQGNIINPSEDPQLSKETVLNFYQKMTLLNTMDRILYESQRQGRISFYMTNYGEEGTHIGSAAALDPSDLVFGQYREAGVLMYRGFPLDMFMAQCYANADDLGKGRQMPVHYGSKDLNFVTISSPLATQIPQAAGAAYAAKRENTNRAVICYFGEGAASEGDAHAGFNFSATLECPIIFFCRNNGYAISTPTNEQYRGDGIAARGPGYGMLSIRVDGNDVFAVYNATKEARRRAVAENQPFLIEAMTYRIGHHSTSDDSSAYRSVDEVNYWDKQDHPISRLRHYMTARSWWSEDDEKSWRKQSRKRVMEAFENAERRLKPNLELMFTDVYQEMTPNLERQRQSMWRHVQQYKEHYPLDMYDK, from the exons ATGGCGGCTGTGAGCGGCGTCCACAAAATGTACGGAGCGTGTTTCCAGGCTGTTCGTGTGGCGACAGGACTCCGGTCGACgaggctgctgcagcacagaagcCTGAGAGTCAGC GCCGTGCACCGGCAGCAGCCCTTTGACTCATCACCGGACAAGCCCCAGTTCCCTGGAGCGTCTGCTGAGTATGTGGATTCACTTGAGTTTATCCAGCCTAATGTGATCTCTGGGATCCCAGTGTACCGGGTGATGGACAGGCAAGGAAATATCATCAACCCCTCTGAAGACCCTCAG CTCTCCAAAGAAACAGTTTTGAACTTTTATCAGAAGATGACTCTTCTGAACACGATGGACCGCATTCTCTACGAGTCTCAGAGACAG GGACGGATTTCGTTCTACATGACCAACTATGGTGAGGAGGGGACACACATTGGCAGTGCTGCTGCTCTTGACCCAAGTGACCTGGTCTTCGGTCAATACAGAGAAGCGG GAGTGTTGATGTATCGCGGTTTTCCTCTGGATATGTTCATGGCTCAGTGCTATGCCAATGCTGATGACCTCGGCAAGGGTCGGCAGATGCCTGTCCACTACGGCTCCAAAGACCTGAACTTTGTCACCATCTCCTCTCCGCTGGCCACTCAGATTCCtcagg cggCTGGAGCTGCATATGCAGCCAAGAGAGAAAACACCAACCGCGCTGTGATCTGTTATTTCGGAGAGGGAGCCGCCAGTGAAGGGGATGCACACGCTGGCTTCAACTTCTCTGCCACCCTAGAGTGCCCAATCATTTTCTTCTGTCGTAACAACGGCTACGCCATCTCCACCCCCACCAACGAGCAGTACAGAGGGGACGGCATTG CTGCTCGTGGTCCAGGCTACGGAATGCTGTCCATCCGGGTCGATGGCAACGATGTGTTTGCCGTGTACAACGCAACAAAGGAAGCTCGGCGCAGAGCTGTGGCCGAGAACCAGCCTTTCCTCATCGAAGCAATGACGTACAG AATCGGGCACCACAGCACCAGTGACGACAGCTCGGCTTACCGCTCAGTGGACGAGGTGAACTACTGGGACAAGCAGGACCACCCCATCTCCAGGCTGAGACACTACATGACGGCCCGCAGCTGGTGGAGCGAGGACGAcgagaagagctggaggaagCAGTCCCGTAAGAGGGTGATGGAGGCGTTTGAGAATGCTGAGCGGCGCCTGAAGCCCAATCTCGAACTCATGTTCACTGACGTGTACCAGGAGATGACGCCCAACCTGGAAAGGCAGAGACAATCCATGTGGAGGCACGTGCAGCAGTACAAGGAGCACTACCCACTTGACATGTATGATAAATAG
- the b3gnt2l gene encoding N-acetyllactosaminide beta-1,3-N-acetylglucosaminyltransferase 2: MAMRSIQAFSAVVLLLTLFTIFFSSFHLSTIYSHKDQPLSSQVHDSDVTTQSSKQVSLTKPHPVDVLNVSVSEDLRKTIPKNGAYWNRLLYSALSILDQGNLPLRGDWSNCRETNPERLQTNVHDLASYPVLLQDFLQGLNCSSSPVLINQSHKCSSSQEEGHDQTFLLFAIKTTPGNFERRQAVRDTWGKEGVYQGGLRVRTVFLLGTPPPDAIDLSTILSLEAKHFGDVLQWDFQESFFNLTLKGNMFLQWTLRNCPHASFVFSGDDDVFVNTPALLRYLKSLPASQASHLFVGHVIKTASPHRDPNNKYYIPLSFYDGPYPAYAGGGGFVISGSLLQSLYSVSHFIPFFPIDDVYTGMCAKALGVSPEIHPGFMTFDVKEQDRGNLCVHKDLIMIHQRSPVEMKKLWKGINSPLLTC; this comes from the coding sequence ATGGCAATGAGATCCATTCAAGCCTTCAGTGCTGTagttctcctcctcactttgtTCACCATCTTCTTCTCATCCTTTCACCTGTCGACCATCTACAGCCACAAGGATCAACCTCTCAGCTCCCAGGTCCACGACAGCGATGTGACAACGCAGTCCTCCAAGCAAGTAAGCCTCACGAAGCCTCACCCTGTTGATGTGCtcaatgtgtctgtgtctgaagaCCTCAGAAAGACCATACCTAAGAATGGAGCGTACTGGAACCGCCTGCTGTACTCGGCCCTGAGCATTCTGGACCAGGGGAACCTCCCCCTCAGAGGGGACTGGTCAAACTGCAGGGAGACGAATCCGGAGCGGCTGCAAACCAATGTGCACGACCTGGCCTCCTATCCTGTCTTGTTGCAGGACTTCTTGCAGGGCCtgaactgcagctcctctccgGTCCTCATCAATCAATCCCACAAGTGCAGCTCAAGTCAAGAGGAGGGACACGACCAAACCTTCCTGTTGTTCGCCATCAAGACGACTCCTGGCAACTTTGAGAGGAGACAGGCGGTGCGGGACACCTGGGGCAAAGAGGGGGTGTATCAGGGAGGCCTGAGGGTCCGCACAGTGTTCCTCCTGGGTACCCCCCCGCCGGACGCCATCGACCTCAGCACAATTCTCTCATTGGAAGCGAAACACTTCGGGGACGTCCTGCAGTGGGATTTCCAAGAATCCTTCTTTAACCTGACGCTGAAAGGGAATATGTTCCTCCAGTGGACACTAAGAAACTGTCCTCATGCCTCCTTCGTCTTCAGTGGAGATGATGATGTATTTGTCAACACACCAGCTTTGCTCAGATACCTGAAGTCTCTGCCGGCTTCTCAAGCATCTCACTTGTTTGTTGGACACGTCATAAAGACAGCAAGTCCCCACAGGGACCCGAACAACAAATACTACATCCCTCTGAGCTTCTATGATGGCCCATACCCTGCTTATGCTGGTGGAGGCGGTTTTGTCATCTCTGGATCTCTGCTGCAGTCTCTATATTCTGTTTCTCATTTCATTCCCTTCTTCCCCATCGATGATGTCTACACTGGGATGTGCGCTAAGGCACTGGGAGTTTCTCCTGAGATACACCCAGGCTTTATGACCTTTGACGTCAAGGAGCAAGATCGTGGGAATTTGTGTGTCCATAAAGATCTGATTATGATCCACCAGCGCTCGCCAGTGGAGATGAAGAAGCTATGGAAGGGCATTAACAGCCCCCTGCTGACTTGTTGA